The following coding sequences lie in one Bacteroidota bacterium genomic window:
- a CDS encoding DUF5110 domain-containing protein, which produces MSKRLKYWFELFTAGLFLLVKNTHAQEVTVIPAQPGVADRITITYDASRGNAALKGHQGKVYFHAGLITAQSRDERDWKFVVGNWGQPDQRVVMNRVKQDVYEVSFVPYEFFGVDKDLKVLQIALVFRNEDGSLVGKTKEETDIYIPLEGYKPPVVRPAEYLFEDLGYQGYQQTDSALIVKTSRGDVVFRPFSSQILHTSWHPAGFKGFARSHAVVARPERIHGTVVESESALIYDLPDIQVLVNKKPFRVSYFKDGKLLLQDERGLFAHTDASGMRFRLDEDEKLYGSGFRASGINLRGRKLGLYNRPDYNYQFGADNLNYQVPLLVSSKKYMLFVDNPHKAWFDVDSKNDGVLEFGAAGGPMQYYLVVGKDFPSLMQRYAGLTGTQPMLPRWAFGNLQSRMAYRTQAETDSIVNLMIDNDFPIDAIILDFYWFGDSIMGHLGRLDWWKPSWPDPEKMIADFRSKGVKTITISEPYIIDTLANWKIADELGILVRDSLGRSYLDKQFYFGTGSLIDIFRPEAQQWLWEQYRKQFDIGVEGLWGDLGEPESHPSDIVHVWGKADEVHNIYGHYWAKMIWENFRKDFPDRRLFFLARSGFAGTQRYGIVPWSGDVSRSWGGLKAQLPAMLNMSLSGLPYMHSDAGGFATGTKDDELYTRWLQFACFTPILRPHGSTIPSEPVYFSQKTQDIVRRFMKLRNELHPYIYTASWKHSLSGIPITRPLFFHHPADQRFDAYFDAYYFGDDMIVAPVTAPGVRSVNVELPTGIWYHFWTGQRVNGGRRMQVQTADETIPVFVKAGSIIPRVEPFNTTDHYSSRKLFLHTYLPGSGQDLSGEMFEDDGASFGTYESGAYELLRFKGQQGPAHISLNFSRQGEGWAGMPESRLVEVILYGQNKNVREARFGQTELRKLDRRQQSAPVPGFWLDDSGQWHLRFVWYGEDNELYIR; this is translated from the coding sequence ATGTCGAAAAGACTTAAGTATTGGTTTGAGCTCTTTACTGCCGGACTTTTCCTGTTGGTAAAAAATACTCATGCCCAGGAAGTTACGGTAATTCCTGCACAACCCGGTGTGGCCGACCGCATCACAATCACCTACGATGCCAGCCGGGGCAATGCCGCACTCAAAGGACACCAGGGTAAGGTGTACTTTCATGCAGGTCTGATTACCGCCCAGAGTCGCGATGAGCGCGACTGGAAGTTCGTGGTGGGCAACTGGGGTCAGCCCGACCAGAGGGTAGTAATGAATCGGGTGAAACAGGATGTTTATGAAGTGAGTTTTGTGCCCTATGAATTTTTTGGGGTGGACAAAGACCTCAAAGTCCTTCAGATTGCCCTCGTTTTCCGCAACGAAGATGGTTCGCTGGTTGGCAAAACCAAAGAAGAAACCGACATCTACATCCCGCTTGAAGGATACAAGCCACCTGTGGTCAGGCCTGCCGAATACCTGTTCGAAGACCTTGGTTATCAGGGCTATCAGCAAACCGACAGCGCATTGATTGTCAAAACCTCACGGGGCGATGTGGTGTTCAGGCCTTTCAGCTCACAGATTTTGCACACCAGCTGGCATCCTGCCGGGTTCAAAGGCTTTGCCCGTTCGCATGCCGTGGTGGCCAGGCCTGAACGCATCCATGGTACGGTTGTTGAATCGGAGAGCGCGCTTATTTACGATCTGCCTGATATCCAGGTGCTTGTCAACAAAAAACCTTTCAGGGTAAGTTATTTTAAAGACGGTAAACTGCTGCTGCAGGACGAGCGGGGTCTGTTTGCGCACACCGATGCGTCGGGCATGCGCTTCCGGCTCGATGAGGATGAAAAGTTGTACGGATCGGGTTTCCGGGCAAGCGGCATCAACCTGCGCGGGCGAAAGCTTGGTTTGTACAACCGGCCGGATTACAATTACCAGTTTGGTGCCGACAATCTGAACTATCAGGTGCCCTTGCTCGTCTCCTCAAAGAAATACATGCTGTTTGTGGACAATCCGCACAAAGCCTGGTTCGATGTAGATTCGAAAAACGACGGGGTGCTGGAGTTTGGTGCTGCAGGCGGGCCGATGCAATATTACCTGGTTGTCGGGAAAGATTTTCCTTCCCTGATGCAGCGATATGCCGGTCTGACCGGTACCCAGCCGATGCTGCCACGCTGGGCATTCGGCAACCTGCAGTCGCGCATGGCCTATCGCACCCAGGCCGAAACCGACAGCATTGTTAATCTGATGATTGACAACGATTTTCCTATTGATGCCATCATCCTCGATTTTTACTGGTTTGGCGACAGCATCATGGGTCACCTGGGCCGACTTGACTGGTGGAAACCTTCCTGGCCCGATCCCGAAAAGATGATTGCAGATTTCAGGTCGAAGGGGGTGAAAACCATCACCATTTCCGAGCCCTACATCATCGACACCCTGGCCAACTGGAAGATAGCCGACGAACTGGGCATCCTCGTTCGCGACAGCCTGGGCAGGTCGTACCTCGACAAACAATTCTATTTCGGCACCGGATCGCTGATTGATATTTTCAGGCCTGAAGCCCAGCAATGGCTTTGGGAGCAATACCGCAAGCAGTTCGACATTGGGGTCGAAGGCCTTTGGGGCGACCTGGGCGAACCGGAAAGTCATCCGTCCGACATAGTGCATGTGTGGGGCAAGGCCGACGAGGTACACAACATTTACGGGCATTACTGGGCAAAGATGATCTGGGAGAACTTCCGGAAAGACTTCCCCGACAGGCGGCTCTTCTTCCTGGCGCGGAGCGGATTTGCCGGCACACAGCGCTACGGCATCGTGCCCTGGAGCGGCGACGTGAGCCGCAGCTGGGGCGGGCTCAAAGCCCAGCTGCCTGCCATGCTCAACATGAGCCTGTCAGGGCTGCCCTACATGCATTCCGATGCCGGCGGTTTTGCCACCGGGACGAAAGACGACGAGCTCTATACCCGATGGCTGCAGTTTGCCTGTTTCACACCCATCCTCAGGCCTCACGGTTCGACCATCCCATCGGAGCCTGTCTATTTTAGTCAGAAAACACAGGACATTGTCCGTCGCTTCATGAAGCTGCGCAACGAGCTGCACCCCTATATTTACACGGCCTCGTGGAAGCACAGCCTGAGCGGAATACCCATCACCCGGCCATTGTTTTTCCATCACCCGGCCGACCAGCGCTTCGATGCGTACTTCGATGCCTATTACTTTGGCGACGACATGATCGTGGCTCCTGTAACGGCTCCGGGTGTGAGGTCGGTCAATGTCGAACTTCCAACGGGGATATGGTATCACTTCTGGACCGGGCAGCGCGTGAACGGCGGACGCAGAATGCAGGTGCAAACCGCCGACGAAACCATTCCCGTTTTTGTCAAAGCCGGAAGCATCATTCCCCGCGTGGAGCCTTTCAATACCACCGACCATTACAGCTCGCGCAAGCTCTTTTTACACACTTATCTTCCGGGCTCGGGCCAGGATTTAAGTGGGGAAATGTTTGAAGACGATGGTGCAAGCTTTGGCACCTATGAATCAGGGGCTTACGAGCTTTTGCGGTTTAAAGGCCAGCAGGGACCTGCCCATATCAGCCTGAATTTTTCGCGCCAGGGCGAAGGCTGGGCCGGGATGCCCGAATCGCGCCTGGTTGAGGTGATCCTCTACGGACAGAATAAAAACGTCCGCGAAGCCAGGTTTGGTCAAACCGAGCTGCGCAAGCTCGACCGTCGGCAGCAAAGCGCACCCGTTCCAGGTTTCTGGCTCGACGACAGTGGCCAGTGGCACCTGAGATTTGTGTGGTATGGAGAAGATAATGAATTGTATATCAGATAA
- a CDS encoding glycoside hydrolase family 13 protein, which translates to MKISRFHRLLAFAFVLFTGHNFLQAQEISRIEPPFWWTGMAEGELQLMVYGRDIGKTRVSLSYPGVELRDVVMVENPNYLFINLFIRPEAQPGNMQLSFSGLRKKPLVYNYELKARKPGSALRGGFDNSDVIYLLMPDRFANGNPNNDNMPGMLEKADRSNPDGRHGGDLAGIEAHLDYFNKLAVTTLWLNPVLENNMPAFSYHGYAITDFYKVDPRFGTNDDYVRFIAKAHDKGLKIVKDMVFNHFGTNHWWMNDLPSSDWINRWPEFTRSNYRGGTLTDPYASEADKKRMLRGWFDTSMADFNQDNPFVANYLIQNSVWWVEYAGLDGIRVDTYPYSGKTFMKQWKQRINREYPNFSVVGEVWLNTTPQVAYWMGRAANANGFDSELKHLFDFPLKYAIRDAFNESNGWSTGVSRLYESLSLDFLFSEPMNIVVFADNHDADRIFTALGEDMRKFRMAMTFLLTVRGIPQIYYGTEIGMTGWEHSGHGFIREDFPGGWPGDESSVKDRRNLKPTQLEALDFMQMLLNWRKNKKVIHYGKTTHYVPENGVYVYFRHDENESVMVVLNNNEESRTFTTERFAENLDGFTSGTDVLHRTWFDQLRTISVPAMSARIIELKR; encoded by the coding sequence ATGAAAATTTCCCGTTTTCACCGTTTACTTGCCTTTGCCTTTGTCCTTTTTACGGGACACAATTTCCTTCAGGCCCAGGAAATCAGCCGCATTGAGCCTCCCTTCTGGTGGACCGGAATGGCCGAGGGTGAACTGCAGCTTATGGTGTATGGGCGAGATATCGGAAAAACCCGCGTCAGCCTTTCATATCCGGGGGTCGAGCTCAGGGATGTGGTAATGGTTGAAAATCCGAACTATTTGTTTATCAATCTTTTCATCCGTCCGGAAGCACAACCAGGCAACATGCAGCTGAGTTTCAGCGGCCTGCGGAAAAAACCACTGGTATATAATTACGAACTCAAAGCCCGCAAACCTGGCTCGGCATTGCGTGGGGGATTCGACAATTCCGACGTCATTTACCTGCTTATGCCCGACCGTTTTGCCAATGGCAATCCAAACAACGACAACATGCCGGGTATGCTCGAAAAGGCCGATCGATCAAATCCCGACGGACGGCATGGTGGCGACCTGGCCGGCATCGAGGCGCATCTTGATTATTTCAACAAGCTCGCTGTGACGACCCTCTGGCTAAATCCGGTGCTCGAGAACAACATGCCCGCATTTTCTTATCATGGTTATGCGATAACCGATTTTTACAAAGTTGATCCCCGATTCGGAACCAACGACGACTATGTCAGGTTCATAGCCAAAGCCCATGACAAAGGATTGAAGATAGTTAAAGACATGGTTTTCAATCATTTCGGCACAAACCACTGGTGGATGAACGACCTTCCCTCTTCCGACTGGATCAACCGTTGGCCAGAATTCACCCGATCGAACTACCGTGGGGGAACCCTCACCGACCCCTACGCCTCGGAAGCCGATAAAAAGCGCATGTTGCGCGGCTGGTTCGATACCAGCATGGCCGATTTCAACCAGGACAATCCGTTTGTTGCTAACTACCTCATTCAGAATAGCGTATGGTGGGTAGAATATGCCGGCCTGGACGGAATCCGGGTAGATACTTATCCCTACAGCGGAAAGACTTTCATGAAGCAATGGAAACAACGCATCAACCGGGAATACCCCAATTTTTCTGTTGTGGGCGAAGTATGGCTGAACACCACCCCTCAGGTGGCCTATTGGATGGGCCGTGCGGCCAATGCCAACGGTTTCGACTCGGAGCTGAAACATCTCTTCGACTTCCCGCTCAAATATGCCATACGCGATGCCTTTAATGAGTCAAATGGTTGGAGCACAGGTGTTTCCCGTCTTTACGAAAGCCTCAGCCTCGACTTTTTGTTTTCCGAACCCATGAATATTGTGGTCTTTGCCGACAACCACGATGCCGATCGCATCTTTACGGCCCTGGGCGAAGATATGCGCAAGTTTCGTATGGCCATGACATTTTTGCTCACGGTACGAGGCATCCCGCAGATCTATTACGGCACAGAAATTGGCATGACCGGTTGGGAACATTCCGGACATGGATTTATCCGCGAAGATTTCCCCGGCGGATGGCCCGGCGATGAAAGCAGCGTAAAAGACCGCAGGAACCTCAAGCCCACCCAGCTCGAGGCGCTGGATTTCATGCAAATGTTGCTCAACTGGCGAAAAAATAAAAAGGTGATCCACTACGGAAAAACTACCCACTATGTCCCCGAAAACGGAGTTTACGTTTATTTCAGGCACGATGAGAACGAATCGGTGATGGTGGTGCTGAACAACAACGAAGAAAGCCGCACATTTACCACGGAACGTTTTGCTGAAAACCTGGATGGTTTCACCTCGGGTACCGATGTGCTCCACCGCACCTGGTTCGACCAGCTTCGTACCATTTCGGTACCGGCCATGTCGGCCCGGATCATCGAACTAAAACGCTAA
- a CDS encoding AMP-binding protein has translation MMMRIGNSNTLIINGKHLSFGDPETHLWLTDSPEQHLRELGVFLRQWFDQDEFIDQQTSGSTGQPKLIRISKTHMRNSAALTIEFFGLKSGQTALLCMSPAYIGGRIMVVRALLAGMNLLVIRPEDNPLKGLEAEIDFAAMVPFQFARALSESPERFGRIRKLILGGASIAPAIEASAQVLETEIWHTYGMSETVSHIALRKVNGVGRENRFRPLRGINLSTDHRGCLCIEAPMLTDKHLITNDLVGLYPDNSFEILGRADNVIISAGVKIHPEIVEQRLADLVEGPLAVVPMPDPEAGAIAVVVLEGRLTPRQLYSFWKAAEFRLPAQELPRRIITLERLPLTGSGKPDRQTIERLVKSMTC, from the coding sequence ATGATGATGCGTATAGGTAACTCTAACACACTGATCATCAACGGGAAGCATCTCTCTTTCGGGGATCCGGAAACTCATTTGTGGCTTACAGATTCGCCCGAACAGCACCTTCGGGAGCTGGGTGTTTTTTTGCGCCAGTGGTTTGATCAGGATGAATTCATTGACCAGCAAACCTCGGGTTCAACCGGACAGCCCAAGCTTATCCGGATTTCCAAAACCCATATGCGCAACAGTGCAGCCCTGACCATTGAGTTTTTTGGTCTCAAATCAGGGCAAACCGCGCTGCTCTGCATGTCTCCTGCCTATATTGGCGGCCGCATTATGGTAGTCAGGGCTTTGCTTGCCGGGATGAACCTTCTGGTAATCAGGCCGGAAGATAACCCCCTGAAAGGTTTGGAAGCTGAAATTGACTTTGCCGCCATGGTGCCTTTTCAGTTTGCACGGGCACTGAGCGAATCGCCTGAACGATTTGGCCGTATCCGGAAGTTGATTTTAGGCGGCGCATCAATTGCGCCTGCCATCGAAGCATCTGCCCAGGTGTTGGAGACCGAAATCTGGCATACCTATGGGATGAGCGAAACCGTGAGTCATATTGCCTTGCGCAAAGTGAACGGAGTTGGCAGAGAAAACAGGTTCAGGCCGCTAAGGGGCATCAACCTGAGCACCGACCATCGTGGTTGCCTGTGCATTGAAGCACCCATGCTTACAGATAAACATCTGATAACCAACGATCTGGTTGGGCTTTACCCTGACAACAGTTTCGAAATCCTGGGCCGGGCCGATAATGTGATCATCAGCGCTGGCGTGAAGATTCATCCCGAAATTGTAGAGCAGCGTCTCGCTGACCTGGTTGAAGGGCCGCTGGCAGTGGTTCCAATGCCCGACCCTGAGGCAGGGGCCATTGCTGTTGTGGTGCTCGAAGGCAGGCTGACGCCCCGTCAGCTCTATTCATTCTGGAAAGCAGCCGAGTTCAGGCTGCCGGCACAAGAATTGCCAAGGCGCATCATCACCCTCGAGCGGCTCCCACTTACCGGTTCTGGAAAGCCCGACCGCCAGACCATTGAGCGCCTGGTCAAAAGCATGACCTGCTAA
- the menC gene encoding o-succinylbenzoate synthase, with the protein MLAFKARPYTLKFRFEAGTSRGVLTEKHGWFIRLTDPDDPARTGLGECSLIPGLSPDPVQELSELIAQLSAHGLDVDQFTSLHAARFPALAFAVETALASLEKQGSMCLFPSAFTEGQKGIPINGLIWMGDIATMKARINEKIAGGFTTIKLKVGALNFEDELALIAEIRKHYGPEQITLRLDANGAFRADEALEKLKRLSDYHIHSIEQPIKAGQIELMAELCRQSPVPIALDEELTGQPDEEMFNLLDAIRPHYIILKPSLLGGLRKSALWIAAAERLGIGWWVTSALESNLGLNAIAQWTATLHNNMPQGLGTGQLYHNNIPSPLYIRDASLWYDSGLGWKLPEL; encoded by the coding sequence ATGCTCGCGTTTAAAGCCAGGCCATACACCTTAAAATTTCGTTTTGAGGCCGGAACCTCCCGGGGGGTGCTCACCGAAAAGCATGGCTGGTTTATCCGCCTTACCGATCCGGACGACCCTGCCCGCACGGGTTTGGGCGAATGCAGCCTCATTCCCGGGCTAAGTCCGGATCCGGTTCAAGAACTATCTGAGCTCATTGCGCAACTTTCGGCCCATGGCCTGGATGTTGACCAATTCACTTCTCTGCACGCTGCTCGTTTTCCTGCGCTGGCATTTGCTGTCGAAACCGCTCTGGCCTCGCTCGAAAAACAAGGCAGCATGTGTCTGTTTCCGTCAGCTTTTACAGAAGGGCAAAAAGGTATTCCTATCAACGGGCTGATCTGGATGGGCGACATTGCAACAATGAAAGCCCGAATCAACGAAAAAATCGCCGGGGGCTTCACTACCATCAAGCTCAAGGTTGGCGCCCTGAACTTTGAGGACGAACTGGCTTTGATTGCCGAAATAAGAAAACACTACGGCCCGGAGCAGATTACCCTCCGGCTCGATGCCAATGGCGCTTTCCGTGCGGACGAGGCCCTCGAAAAACTCAAAAGGCTTTCCGACTATCACATTCACTCCATCGAACAGCCCATAAAAGCTGGCCAGATTGAGCTGATGGCCGAACTATGCCGGCAGAGCCCGGTTCCCATTGCTTTGGATGAAGAGCTGACTGGCCAGCCCGACGAAGAGATGTTCAATCTGCTGGATGCCATACGTCCACATTACATCATACTGAAGCCCAGTTTATTGGGTGGTTTGCGCAAGAGCGCATTGTGGATAGCCGCAGCCGAAAGGCTGGGAATAGGCTGGTGGGTCACGTCGGCCCTCGAGTCGAATCTGGGCTTGAATGCGATCGCCCAATGGACGGCCACTTTGCACAACAACATGCCACAAGGTCTGGGCACCGGTCAGCTTTATCACAACAATATCCCCAGTCCGCTATATATCCGCGATGCATCCCTATGGTATGATTCCGGTTTGGGTTGGAAATTGCCTGAGCTATGA